TCTGTGCTCGAACATACGGAAGACGAACTACTAACATTACGAAATCAAGAGGAGAAAAATAACGTGGTTACAACTAACGACAGCGCTGAAAAGGGACTGGACTTGAGTGAAAGCGCACTTCGCATGACCCCTGTAGTGCCACAGGAAAAAGTACCGATTTCAACACACCAGCCATACAAACAGATATCTCATGATTCATCAAAAGAAACATTTTACTACGACAGTGACTATGATGATGCAAGTTATTTGAACGCATGCGCATTATCGAAAACAAATGGATCATTTGAGAAGTTGGAAGTTGCAAGCGATATTCTTTATTCCAACACTGAACATGATTCAGATGTCCCCATGACTCCACCTTTAAATGCATCATCTCCTACACACCCTCCATTGGAGAGCTCAGGGTTAAAGCTATCCAAAAGAAGAACGTCTCTCCGTCCTTTATCAGAATTAGAACCAGTCCCTGAAACGGAGGAAGTGCAGCAGTTTACTTCCAGGTCAGCTAACTCAGCTCACTCGAATGCTTTAACACATGTGACAACAGATATAAACGTATTGGATGAACTTATCGACTTTGCTAACGACAAACTCGAAACGAATAAAATCAAAAGTGACGAAGAGCCTGACTATAAAAATGGTGATGGAGATCAATACGAAGATTCGTTGAACAGTTTTGCATTGCCAGTGAACATTGATGGTAACACCAACCAAGGAgaagaaaaccaaaaaaaattatcatacaGTGATCTGACTTTATCTGAATTAAAAGCGCTGACGCATAAGCACAAGACATTAAACAGCTTAACAAAAGAGGAAAATCATAGCTCAAAGAAAGAATTAAGCGAGGACATTGTTGATTCTCATGACACTTTTGAGAAGTTGGAAAATCAACATGGTTTTTACGGGGATAATCAACTGGAAGTTTGGCTACAAGACGTTCGAAAGCAATGTTTAGATCAATTGAGAGAAGAAGAAAGACAGAGGCTTGGTGAAGAAGGTGAAAACATAACTAATGAAAATGAAGTCATTCAAGATGAAAATAACAATCAAAACTCCAATCCGAGATCGAGTGATTCCAACGCAAATTCCGGAATTTCGAGTAATGTTAACCCAGCAGAGGCATCCTACCATCATATTGACGTCTTGGTTCTAGACAATGGCCGTGCTGACCCTGCTCCTGTTGCGTCACCGGGGCCGTCAACTGCAACGACTACAAAGGATTCTGGAGTACAAAGTCATGTAACAGATCTAAATTATCCAACGGGAGTTGAAAGTTCCCAAGAGCCTTCTGACAATGAAAGAGAAGTGGAATTAGAACCACAACCGCAAGATCAGTCTTCCATGCTAGTACAAAGACTAAATATGTCTCATGAAAAAGTTCACGATTATAGAAGTATGAACTTTCCATATATGATTTCAAATATGCacagtttttcatattttgaccATCCTGCGAATATTACGGAACCGATGGATGATTATCACACGTACTTAGCAAAGCATAATCGTAACCTTCGAAATTTTGTCGCTGGTAACCAGACGAACCTCGCATCGCAACCATCCGTTAATGCGTACCAACCGAGACCACCCCAAACTCAAAACAGAAGCTCCCCCAAAGCTAATCATAGAAACACTGTAAGGCAGATAACGTATAATAATGTATCATCAAATAGCAGTTACGCCTTCACTGAACTTCACATCCCACGACCGCCATCTGTAACTAGATTACCAAGGGTTAATCAAAGGCCCTATAGCTACACTGGCCTCAATGGAGAAATGTTGACCTATCCGTATCCCTCAGAACCCTTGCCATATCTTACTCATTCTAGACACATCACACGGTACAATCCAAACTTTGTACCATCCCGACAAAGTATGACGCAAAGGGTTGTTTCAAGCCATGActataacttttatttaactcACCCACGACGTTCCTTAAGGGAAAATAGATATAGTGACTACGAGCGATCAGAAATAGCTGAAAGAATGCAAAGGAGATATTATCCACCTTACACTATGCACagatataacaattttttttaaatacagtatttatttttttatgaatttgttAATCATTTTTATGAGTTCTGTTTTTCAGACTAGTCCTGCTGTGAATTTTCTTATCACCACAATGATACATATCTTCTCCACAGTGGGTTTTTTCATCTACAAAATTAGTTAGTGGCGTCAAAATAATAGAGTAAAACATCTACTCTCCTACGTATATAGTTTCTAGCTGTATATAAATATACACAGATGGATATATTGATGGAAAAGAATTCTACTACTATTGCTGATTAATTTTCCTTTTCCATATTTGCGACCCAAATACTAATACCATCACCCTTAAGGTATTTTTGGCTTACTGATGAGAGATAAGAGGTAAAAATCACTGGGAACAAGGGTGTAAGACCATTCACATACAGGAATTTTAAACTAAGTGTTAAATTTCCACAAAGTTTTTATGGCTGTGCATGGTCATTTAAGGGGGATGATTTTCACAAGCAAAAACTTTGTTCATGaccaataataaataaaaaaggggAGAATCGCAAAGTTAgcgatttattttttcttttatcatcAACTTCAATAACAATAATTCTTCTTTGGTACCACAACAAATATTTCTGCCCGCGAAGGTTTTTGAAGTGTTGAGAGTACAATTCTCACGTGAGTGTGGAttcataaacaaattttttatgtaCGCCGTTTATAATGCATAGTACAACCTTTAATGCTCTTAGTTCAGTCCAAAAATATAAGTCATGGAAACTAGGTTGAATTTGTATAAACATTCATAAAATGTCACCATATGTCTAATTGTTTCGAATGGAGACGCGCGCAAGATATTTATATTCATAATTAGTATAAGAGCATGTTTTAATAAGCCAACTCCCTTTTCAATCAACACCGTTCGTATGTAAAAGAACATTTAACGTTTTAAATATTGACACAACTTATCAACCAATCACAGTTATTTTACATATCTCATTCGACCAATCACAACTTGCGATTTTCGTACTTAGCCAAATGGTAAATAAAAAGATATTAATatattttcgtttttctttCGGTGGTTATATTTTGTTGGGTTGTCATGTTGAAGTCTTTCGTTCGTTTTCGCGAAACTAAAAATTGTAGTCACAACGAAACGCTTGCTTCGTAAGCGCAGTCTAGTCTCGCTAACTCAAACTCTTAATGTACAGGACAAAAAGTTCGACGCAGCGTGACTTCGAGATAATTGTAAGTTGTATATCACGGCACAAAGAGGTTTGTAAAGAAATAAATCTTAGTTTCCCTTAAAATACGTCATTAAAATACATCATTGTTACGTCGCTTTCTTGTAGCTACAATGTGTTGGCAATAGAGTCATAATGCTGGTTGTGGTAAAACAGTTGCTTCTTTTCACGttaatgaaaattagtttttttatttacgcagcattttttttaattatcataCTGAGAAGAACAGTACAGAAGAAGAACAGTATGGTTGGGTCTAAAAACAATTCTACTTAGTTAATTACTCCTAATATATTATTGTTGCGATattattaaattacttttttaaatcaCTATTTTTGAGAAGCCTTGATATTATGATATAAATGCTTTTCATCCAACTTTTGTCAAGCTTCACGCATTCTCTTTCCCGTGAACTTCTAGGGTACTAAGCCCAGTGTCACACCTCATTAGGAGCGTGGGTCAGGTAAGTATGTCTAGAATCATTTTATCTACTCTAGACCACCGAATAATCGTCTCCCCTCCCTTATTGTTACTTTTTATAACAGCATATGAGAATAAAAGaaacttgaataaaaaaatcaagaacGGCGTACTGAAAAAAGCAACCATTAATTCTCGAAATATTCATGTGTTCTATTTTTCAACCCGCCCCAAATTGTTTCAACTTCtccaattattaatttttaaaacattatctAAGACTAGTTAGTAATACCTGACAGAACTTAATCGCAAAGAAATCCGTCCGTTTAGGGCGTACTGATGGGGAAAGTTTGTAACAAAAGCATGCTAGAAGGTTTCTGGATTCGTTCGTTTACAATTTTATAGAAAAGTGtgtgaaaatatatttctgCAACATCATAGTCCCGATTTCTTTGAAACGACGAAGTTTGGAGTACAGCCTCGTTTCCGGCATTTCTCTAAGACTATTTGCAGACATCAGTCGTTAAAtctgtgaaaaaatccacaagAATATTCGCCAGTTGCTAATCACAGCTACCATCTTTGATTCCTGCTCACAGACAGGAACCGAGTATAGATGATATTTTGTTTTACATAGCTCAATAAAGGTTTTTCTAACACCGTCCTCAAATAAGCATAAACCATCAAACGGTGACAGAAGATATACCCAACACTTTTCCATCTCTGTACAAAGACGGAGGCTCTACAGTCATATTGAGAgaattgcattatttttttcgGTGTATAACTACAAAAAGCAAAACTAGGCTTGAattcaataattattttgtgCCTTTTAACATAGTAATATTCAATAATAATTTTGCAGCCAAATACTGACTGCGCCTACTGATTGGTTACTTGCTGTTATACTTTGCTCATGTAGACAATACTTTAGAAACCCTTTTTTCCTAATATTTCAGCGAATTATGTTACTCAACCAAAGAGTAATTAACATTCGGACTGTTTTTAAGAGGAGGGAAAGATGTGACCACACTTATAATGGTCACATCggatttttttctgaaaaattcaGTGTCTAGTATTTTATTAACCTTTTTAGAAAACTTAGTTACTCTGCAGTATCAAATAATCGCCCTCTCGTCTTGGCTGACAGACAGtcaacggctattattatacaGATGACTAAATAAAGCAACCCTAAAGGAGCGTTTTCTTCGAAatatgcatgtttttttattttccaaaccCTTCTTCCTATTATTCCATCcaattgttaatttttaatgtATTTCACCCCCTCACCCCCTCGCCCCTTTCCCAGTTTGGAGACTATGCGAACCAGGGAATGCAGTTCATAATTGGCGCACAAAGTATAGAACACAAAAAGgtttttctttgttgtttaCATCAATAATTCTCCTAGGATACGATAAGGTTATCGTATCCTAGGAGAATACGTTATCCTCTTATCTTTCTCTCTATCCTCCTAattatgtttaaattttatttatatatttcactTTTCCAAAACTCGCTTTGAATTCGTAATCTTTAACGACAGTTGTATCCGTTTGATTATTCTGCTTATTTTTCCTCCGTGGTGGAGAGTATTTAGTACGTATATTATCCGTTGATAACACTCTGTTGTATTTTAATTATATAGTTAAAAATTTGCGAAGTTGATGATCGCGTTGGGAAATAAAGTTGAAAACATTAAAAGCCTGATGTGAGAGTATGTGGCACGTTCAGTCAAATGCCAAAACGCTAATCTAAAGCAAAAATGACGGTAAGTGGtgaagtttgtttttaatgaaactaTCAAACTGTTGTTTCCCGCTACATTTTCGTATACACATCCGGAAAGATATGCAGACAACATGTGATCTGCAGCTAcgaaaatattttgtgtatcaTGCATGCTTTTATAAGAATGCTGGAATATTTCCCTTCTATTGTCTTTCGTCCTGAGaacaaataaagaaaagaaaaagagaccTTTAAAGGGAAGAAATTGTCTGGGGAGTAAATTAGATGATTAAGGAGGTGCGTTTTGCGAGATTAAATTCAAAggcgttcttttaaaaaatttctttttcgttCATTCAACCAATAAGTGAAGAAGTGATGTGTTTAACATCCAACAAACATTTCTACCAACTACCTTTCAGTGTATTTGATTCCTGTAAAATGTATAGCTTAAGGGAAGAAATAAAATGAGGAAATGACTGTAAATTAGGTCAAATTTTTTTTCGGTATGTCTGATTCCCGCAAAATGTACAACTTATTATCCAAAAACTAAAatactgcaaaaaaaattaacttttaagttaaaagaaaaaaatagagagTTCTATGTTTAATGAACtctatatgtttttattttttttgtatttcattattatttttgttgttgtcgtttttattatcattactttttttgaatttttattttgtgaattaTTTTAACACGgtttttttgttcttatctCTGATGATAAATCACGTATACACCCTCCATCCTTGAGGCTATTATCCCTTTAAATAGTTGTTATAGGCAAAATGATGGCCCttcaaaaaatttagataaagtatttttgaaacaaaGGTAAGATAACCAATCTCGTGCTCAGATCTGTTTTAGCTTTCTGGTATACGTCCTGGCCACAAATTGAAAAGCGAAAAAAAACCCTAGGAACAAGAATGgttaaaaacagaaatttttcgGTTTATAGATAATGTGATATTTCGCGAAATATACTTGCTTTGTTAATGCTTTCGGAAATTAAAATTTCCTAGGTCAAGGGTCATCAGCCAAGAACCAAGAAAGCTATAACTTCGTCGATGTCCACTTTTAGCACCTCAGGTTCCAGgaaatttttttagtaagttaatgttgttcccagggcttttctgCGCATGTGATATTCTGGCAGCGCGTGGAGAAACATTGGAGACGAGTTTGAGGTTAAGAAATACTGTGCTCTGTTTTGTGGAAGTTGTCGAAGATTTCAAAGTGACCTGTTTTTACAATCACTATGATTGTGAAAACAGGTCATTCGAGATAAGCCAACTGTCAACATTAAGTCATCTGCACGCATAGACATATTGTTTTAGGCTCAAGTCTCAAGTTTAATTTTCGCACCTTTTCATTTGAAACAAAAAGTATAAGACAATCTCTTGATAACTCTAAGGCACTCAATAatcatcattttttgtttttgttttagagaCCACGTGATAGTTTGACAAAGGAACAGTTACTTGGTACGTAtatgctaaaaaaaatttatttaaaacaataattttttacttacatttttttttacattctttaaAGATTTCAGGAACGCATTTGACGTGTTTGATACCAATCACGTGGGTATGATATCCAGTGAACAATTACGAAATGTAATGGTACGTTTGGGACAAAAACCTACAGACGATGAAATTAGTAAAATGATCAAGAAAGTGGATAAGAATGGTATGTGCTAAACCTCGTTCCCATGGCCTTTTTGATTAATTTGGTAATAACGATTCTAGGCCTAAAAAACTCTAGTGCAACTCTAATGGCATTACTTTgtgatatattttatttttcttgtgaaAATCTTCACAGTTTccatcatttttaacttttcaaaaacaaaaaattcactTTTTGATGCTTGAGTATTTTTACTTCTTTGTGGTTTACAATGAAACTTCTCCCTTTGGAAGACGCGCTTTTGTGTTACTTAACGGAGTCATACAACTAACGATACTTACATGACATTTGtgcagtgttaaaaacagatatAGGCGTGATATATTTAATGATAACCGGATAAGGGGTCCGgcatcaaaaaaatgtttaatatgACACGCTCGTATGTTTTGATCGTACAGATATTTCAATTTGTGACAAGTTGAGATTTTTACCAAGTGATTGAAACAGAAAATTTACTGTAACGATGTAATAATTGCGAAAATAAGAGTGTCCTGGAGTTTagttttgcaaaataaggaaaGAGACTGTCAATTAAATTGCGGGAAAAGGGTTAGGCAATTTCGAAGTTTAATACAAATGTTTAAAGTATGAAAttctaatatatatttataaatacaaCAAGTATAAATCCAATGTTTAGCGATTAGACGTCTGTTTCTTCCCTTTCACAGAAGCGACTGTTTTTACCAAAAACTAAACCAGCTTTTAGAGCGTCGGTGAGTTTGATTTTTGAATTGGCGAGTTCATGCTAAATACTGACAGGACCAAAAGACCAACAGTTAGGGCTcagttgtattttttagaaatatttaaaaatcatttttccatgTTAATATTGTAGAGAGAAGTGGAGAAATTATATtgtatttcaaatttttcaacCCTTATATCATTTACTATACGTCTTCTctgttttaataaatataaatttaaactaTTTACTGCATATTACAAAAAAGTGTGAttcctaaaaaatcatttttatctttCCGTTTCTGATATTAAAcacaagctgttcttttttagaatttatgTATTCACTTTCGTCTCACCCTCCCTGCCCCGTCATTGGCCGAAACAAAATTGCCACTAAAGTGACGAAAATTTAGACCAACCACTGACGAAAATTATGGGTCATATGAACGAAATCTGGTGTTGACAGTGTTTGACTTTGTTAGACATGGTACTACTTAACCATTTTTAAGCCAATTTTAAAACTTCTCACTTGACCTTCCATTTCAGGCATGAAGCAGTATTCACCCCCAACCCGATATACTCTCCTCACCCTAAGGATTGGTCGATCtcttatataaaaagaaatattcttcCTGTTGACACAGCTAGCCAAGTGTTGATAATTTACATTTATTTTAGGCAACGACGTCATCGAATTTGATGAGTTCTTGGATATGATGTGTTCGTATATTTCACATCATGAACAAGAAGAAAACATAACCAAGgatatttttatgttatttgaCCGCAACAAAAATGGCGTCATATCGTAAGTTTTTCAGTTTTCAAGTCAATACAGTGTTTTTTAAACCATAAGTCTCTAGTTTTGTGTCCTCTTTGTTGAAATCACGACAACCTTTTTTGACTTTTTGCCTGAAAAATTTAAAGCTTGTCGTGGCCATAAAGATGACTTTTAAGACCTTTAACAAATTTAATGGCTTTGAAACACGGTAAACTAGACATTTCAATTTTATCTcccatttttttttgaaataatattttggAGTTGAAATAGATGAGAGGAcgctaattttttttagtacAAAAGAACTTCGCTCCATGATGAAATCGTTAGGGGAAAAATTAACAGAAAAGCAAGTTTCGCAAATGATGAAATTCGCTGATATAAACAAAGATGGCGGAATTGATTTTGAAGGTAAGTTGCAATTCCTTGCAAAATATATTGAAGAAATTGGTTAAAAGTTTGTCCactgttattgttgttgctgttcATCTTACAATTAGTTTCTAGTTAAAAAGTGAAGTTAGACTAAATCCTTGAAATGTGGTGGCgattgctttaaaaaattttatactgtagtacaaaaataaaatccaCAGCGCAGTTTCACGCCTATTTGATAGGTTAAAATTTTTCTGAATGTCTGATTACTACACACCAATCATGGTGGGGCCTTCTTGGTTTACGTAATACAAAAAGGTCCATAAATTTACAATCTGGCCCCTctgaaacattttaaaacacTTGCGTACGCAGCCGGCAACGGAGTATTAAAGAGTTGTCTTTAAAAAATGGCTAAAAATCTACTGCAGTATGAGAATGTAGGCTTCTTAGCTGTATAAATTTTTACGTGTGTTTTACAACCATGCTTTATCCTTGAAAGAGTTAAGTTTAGTTGTGGAACTCactgtataatatttttttagagttTAAACGTTTAATGGAGGAAGTACCACATGTGAAGAGTCAATGTCGACGTGCAGTGTCCAATCCGTAACCAGATCGGGTAAAGATCGGAAGAAGATCGGGTGAACTGTTcacaaaattatatttcataatCTATATTTTATAATTCATGTTTGAAAAATTAAACTGAGTcttaaaaaaacactaaaaaaccGACATTTTTTTGGTTCTCATCGTCCGCCCCTAAAACATATTTAAGACTAACATTTAGAGAACTTCATTTTCGGCACTACTTGTGAAAAGGCTCTATTGTTCCTGCGTAGAAAGGGCAAGACCTTCGGAAAAGAGGCTCATCTAAAGACGAACAATATAACCCtttgataaattaaaataaaaattggctTAGTGAGAGAGAttatatgtttgttttttatagaaACATAATACAATTTGTGGATTGTAATATAAAAAGTGTGTTTCTTAtcaacattttttctttcatgtATATCTTTAACGACGCATATAAAACATAtagcatatatatattatatatataaacgtGAAAATAACGAGGCATGAGTATATCTTGGAGTAAAGATATACAACATATGAAGATGATGTGCAAAAATATCCTTATAATTCCACAAATAATAATTGCTTAAATTACTTGTCATTCAGCGACATATTTATAAAGTGTGCTAtacaccaacctcgtccccagggcttcctTTGAGAatgaaaaagagccctggggaaaAAGTTGCACTatacaaaagttttaaagatgaatttatatataacattttttttcagatgCCATTCAGAAACCAGCTCAAGATGGCGCTAAAAGCAAGCAATCTTATTGGCTTATGCATTCTTCTGATTCTTCATAAATAATTTCTTATTGCGGGCACGTCAGATTTTCGAGGTTTagatctaaataaaaaacaagaaatattcAAACCAATGCGAAATGTTTGCAATGTAACCCTATTAGCAGCGAAATTATTAAGAATTGATCATGATATAATGAATTCCTTGAACCTAGACTCCTATGTACTTATTTAGGAAGGCTACACGCTTTGATATAAAAGACCTGAATTTGATTAGGAAACCCATTCAGAAAGTTTAGAATAAAAATTGATGTAGAATTTTTGGAAGATGGCTTGTCAAGtttcttataaataaatataaatataaataaaaaaaaataggaaaaaagacAAATAATATACAATACCTGGTATATCGAGGAAAACGTAGTTTCGACTTAGAGGACGTGGAGGATCTGATGTGGAACTAATAGCAGAAATCTAGACATAAAATCAATAACGTTCATCAGAAAGGTTGTCATATGCGTCGAGTTTTGTTATTTCTATTCGCTGGTTTCGATGAAAAAGGAGAAAACAAAACTCTTACCATGACTCCTAATGGGTTCATACTTGGTTGTACGTTTAAAGTATAAGATGTAGCTGTCTAAAAGTAAAACTAGAAATTAAATTTTCCACACAAAAAAAACAGATGActagaaaaattaataataataataataaaaataataataatatatttttgtataaaaaggggAAAATAACCTACAGACTATAGTTTATAAGCcgttttttcaacaatttcttttttttaatttaatttgggTTATTATCAATCGCTATCACAATCAACATTGTTTCTCCTTTGTAAAGCATACAACATACCACATCAAGTGATTTATACATACCGCTGGCGCAATTTCTGTTTTTCCGGCGAACACAACCAAATCGGGAAATCCCGGGAAAAATGGTTGAGCTTTTCCCCAATATATTTCGTAATTTTGTATAGGTGATGAGGTAGCTGGAGGTTGCCATTCAACTTTTACTGTATGGAAGCCAACTGTGCAACTTTGATTTTCACACGTGGTACAACCATTTCCTGTGATGGTTAAACTACGCGTTGTGATTGGTGCATCGGTTGGTTCTGTGAATGAACAGggcaaattaaattaaaaaaaacgaacattttagataaatataaaggacAACTAAATAAGGTGTGTATACATATTTCTTAACAATATTTAAGCACGCGGGGGTCCAGAGGAGGGTGCATATGAGAGTGCATATGAGGGTACGAAGATgcaaaaagtatagaaagataATTGACATACTAGGCGTGGTGACAGGAGGACATGTGTCACCAGGTACTGTTTCGCAACCTAAAAAAATGGGTGAAAATGATGCATTAATTTTGAAAGAGGATAAAAgaggatatttttttgaaatgagATGATGACTTACCATTGTACATGACAGTTTTAGTGGCTACTGAACCAAGTAAGCAATCACCCTGTAATGTTGTTACCTAAAGAAATGTGAAATAATGAATTAGTATTTAAGAAGACAGGAGGAGAAGAAAAAGGATGCGGAGGAGAGGGAGGAGAAGAAGAAGGAAAGGAGGAAGAGGAAAAAAAGgagaacaagaaaaaaagaaaaaaagaaaaaaagagagaaataaGATCGAAAGCAAACTTACATTCACAACAATGGTGCAACCTCTCAATCTGTCACCTATTTCTGTATTATAAATTTGTATCGTCGTTGAgttgttctaaacaaaatatTCTATCCGTGAAAATGATGTTGAATTTTGAAGAAGAAATGCGTTTCTCGTCTAAGATATAACAATGCATTTCCACGGAGTTTTgtgtttcttcttctttaaaaatataattcagTTATTATAGTATGAAAAGACGAGTAAGATTCATCATGGCAACATAATAATACTTACAAGATCAACTAATTGTTCTCCTATGTTCAAAAGTCGAACAATTGCTTGGTAGTTAATTTGTGAAGTGCAATTCAGAATATCATAAGACACTTTGACTTTTTTGTTAAGGACAGCTAAGGTATCTGGATCTAAAATAAAGTTACATGAGGCTATACAATTACTACTATTTGTACTACCTCGGTTTTGACAAGATCTCGCgttgtcaataaaaaaatatgatgcTAAAAGGACGTTGATTTTGTGTCACTTAGAAATATGTTTCATATTCCCACAACCAGGACAATTTCTTCTTCAAACTCAGGAAGAAattaaagttgttgtttttatatttttttttaattttcgtaaTTTTAGCTACAGCTTCATCTACTGTATTGTATTAATTCTCTCACAATATCGTTTTTAGGAAAGTTGTAATTAAAGGCGCGAATCTTCAAGCCGTGTCAGCTTCTTGTTGTCAGTTAAAATGGCGCGAAAAAAGGGACGTTTTATGGTGGTGAAAAAGATAGGTATTAAAGtggttttataaaatatatacccTTGTGAAGACGCTCTTACCTGAAGGAGGTGTCCATTTGACAGTGTATGTCAATACAGGAAATCCTTGAAAGTTCTTTACAACTGCAGGGGGTGTTTCAATAATGACGTTTTGAACTGGAGAAATAGATTGCGGTACTACAAATAGAAGAGAATCATTTATATTGCCcacttttgtatttttgttgacACTTAATAGGAAAAGGAAGCATTTAATAAGCTCCTGATCAGGAGACTTTTTCCGAAATGGTAATACAAgtttctttttataagaaactggtTTAACTCTCTACATAAATCCCTCGCCTGAATTACTTATCACAAAATGCCCCGGATTCTAACAAATTGTCTGGTCCTGCGAGATAGAGAGAGGGAGAGTCCACTGTCACTGTttaatctatattaaaatactaaACCTTCTGTCTAAAGATGGTAGCTGTGACTTACCATGTGCAAATGTTCGTTAATTTTTTACAGGCTTACTAgtactttattttcaaaaaatatttaaaaaaatatactatttatttttcataaaacatttttcaaaacggACTTAAGAACATTAATTTAAACCCCTTCTAATCCTCTTTATTGAATATATACCTACTTGTCAGAAACATCCACTTTTGCGATCCGTTAAGAAATCTTTG
This is a stretch of genomic DNA from Hydractinia symbiolongicarpus strain clone_291-10 chromosome 9, HSymV2.1, whole genome shotgun sequence. It encodes these proteins:
- the LOC130657897 gene encoding uncharacterized protein LOC130657897; amino-acid sequence: MSLSNLHLFMLLVRMLLESQALRNCEAFDWLGDILVRSRKYLQMVMKNTDESLLVISEGKDLSNNKKELHKTKKTKKTFSLVTFKKKKTSPAPNEDENTEKNGAKDAEASTKKILDKKPPVQIKDKPTTDNKKQWNILTKKPIAGKKTKSSSKSHPVKAQTKQKKIKRTGKTKTSENIECDKKNETSPKELQRKDSIAKMASLLDESEILPVEKQSGLFEEIKDSPDAHKIIGGRSVFKHRDSLNLYKDGYEPGHSGLLEGNATKKKSRNTGFHLSLNESTVSFLGTSPGFLEMSSGLVVNKKKPDHGFHISLDDISDISQSGVFIKNKIFDKNNQWDIAETTPGRKENTTTENRDILNNQTCSTLPLPQTEEDFYEGSPLTSSRRNSTRLSFLYNAHTGFICKHCFTSDCHHVEKSDNKQPVHENSKQNDLIGNDISVETCKDKQNAMDEVDEGTLDDTEVEILLENLRQKLDKNLSNAIEIKDLVKLIKLRQVYHADDDGRMVPYNELIIDVDNTVLQNDTNGGDSVLEHTEDELLTLRNQEEKNNVVTTNDSAEKGLDLSESALRMTPVVPQEKVPISTHQPYKQISHDSSKETFYYDSDYDDASYLNACALSKTNGSFEKLEVASDILYSNTEHDSDVPMTPPLNASSPTHPPLESSGLKLSKRRTSLRPLSELEPVPETEEVQQFTSRSANSAHSNALTHVTTDINVLDELIDFANDKLETNKIKSDEEPDYKNGDGDQYEDSLNSFALPVNIDGNTNQGEENQKKLSYSDLTLSELKALTHKHKTLNSLTKEENHSSKKELSEDIVDSHDTFEKLENQHGFYGDNQLEVWLQDVRKQCLDQLREEERQRLGEEGENITNENEVIQDENNNQNSNPRSSDSNANSGISSNVNPAEASYHHIDVLVLDNGRADPAPVASPGPSTATTTKDSGVQSHVTDLNYPTGVESSQEPSDNEREVELEPQPQDQSSMLVQRLNMSHEKVHDYRSMNFPYMISNMHSFSYFDHPANITEPMDDYHTYLAKHNRNLRNFVAGNQTNLASQPSVNAYQPRPPQTQNRSSPKANHRNTVRQITYNNVSSNSSYAFTELHIPRPPSVTRLPRVNQRPYSYTGLNGEMLTYPYPSEPLPYLTHSRHITRYNPNFVPSRQSMTQRTSPAVNFLITTMIHIFSTFLAVYKYTQMDILMEKNSTTIAD
- the LOC130657571 gene encoding neo-calmodulin-like isoform X1, translated to MTRPRDSLTKEQLLDFRNAFDVFDTNHVGMISSEQLRNVMVRLGQKPTDDEISKMIKKVDKNGNDVIEFDEFLDMMCSYISHHEQEENITKDIFMLFDRNKNGVISTKELRSMMKSLGEKLTEKQVSQMMKFADINKDGGIDFEEFKRLMEEVPHVKSQCRRAVSNP
- the LOC130657571 gene encoding uncharacterized protein LOC130657571 isoform X2, yielding MISSEQLRNVMVRLGQKPTDDEISKMIKKVDKNGNDVIEFDEFLDMMCSYISHHEQEENITKDIFMLFDRNKNGVISTKELRSMMKSLGEKLTEKQVSQMMKFADINKDGGIDFEEFKRLMEEVPHVKSQCRRAVSNP
- the LOC130657569 gene encoding uncharacterized protein LOC130657569 isoform X2 — its product is MVSHHLISKKYPLLSSFKINASFSPIFLGCETVPGDTCPPVTTPKPTDAPITTRSLTITGNGCTTCENQSCTVGFHTVKVEWQPPATSSPIQNYEIYWGKAQPFFPGFPDLVVFAGKTEIAPATATSYTLNVQPSMNPLGVMISAISSTSDPPRPLSRNYVFLDIPDLNLENLTCPQ
- the LOC130657569 gene encoding uncharacterized protein LOC130657569 isoform X3, coding for MYNGCETVPGDTCPPVTTPKPTDAPITTRSLTITGNGCTTCENQSCTVGFHTVKVEWQPPATSSPIQNYEIYWGKAQPFFPGFPDLVVFAGKTEIAPATATSYTLNVQPSMNPLGVMISAISSTSDPPRPLSRNYVFLDIPGIVYYLSFFLFFFIYIYIYL
- the LOC130657569 gene encoding uncharacterized protein LOC130657569 isoform X1; this translates as MVSHHLISKKYPLLSSFKINASFSPIFLGCETVPGDTCPPVTTPKPTDAPITTRSLTITGNGCTTCENQSCTVGFHTVKVEWQPPATSSPIQNYEIYWGKAQPFFPGFPDLVVFAGKTEIAPATATSYTLNVQPSMNPLGVMISAISSTSDPPRPLSRNYVFLDIPGIVYYLSFFLFFFIYIYIYL